Within the Sphingobacteriales bacterium genome, the region AAAGTAGTTTTGTGTCTTCTGTAAATTTGTGAATGGTAGTGAGAAAAACGCCACCACTTTGTCTGCCTTGTATCAGTTCTCTTAAATTATTTCTACTTTCTACACTTACAATGGTATTGTCGCCAATAAAATTTTTGGCATTGGTAAATTGCCCCGAAAGTTGGTCGTCCAAATCGGTTCTGTCGGTAATTAATACAATGGTTGGACTTTCAAAATATTCGCTCTTCATCAACAATCTGGTGAGGTATAGCATGGTAAAACTTTTGCCACAACCCGTTGCACCAAAGTAAGTACCACCTTTTCCATCGCCTTGAGGTTTTTGTGCCATCTTTATTGCTTCGTACAAAGTTCTGGCAGCATAGTATTGAGGATAGCGACAAACTATTTTTTCATTTTTCTTTGAGCTATCAGGTATGTAAATAAAATTGCGAATAATATCTCTCAATCTGTTTTTATCAAACATACCTTGTATGAGGGTAAACATACTATCAATACCATCAACGTCTCTGGCAAGTCCTGCCACTCTACGCCAAGCATAAAAAAAGTCGTAAGGTGCAAAAAACGAACCTGCTTTGTTGTTTACGCCATCGCTTATTACACAAAAAGCATTGTATTTAAATAATTCTGGAATATCTCGGTTGTATCTTACTGTTATTTGCTCATAAGCATTAAATACGGTTGCATCTTCTCTTATGGCACTTTTAAATTCAAATACTACCAAGGGCAAACCATTTATGTAAATGATACCATCGGGAATGCGCTTTTCGCTGCTTACAATTTCAAGCTGTGTTACAAATTTATAAATGTTGTTGTCAGTTAAATATTGCTATTCGGGTTCTGCCGCTATTGAAATTACTTCATCTTCACTAGGTTGGCGGTGTTTGTTTAAGCCTACATAATTGATAAGTTGAATGTAAATGTCTTTTTGGTTGCGGTCTTCTCGTTTGAGAATGAAACCGTCTGAAAGCATTTTTAAGAAGGTTTTATTGCTTTCATACAAATCGGAAGCGGAAAGCGATTTGAGTTGAAGAATAATAGATTTTACTTCCGATGTAGTAATGCCATTACTGGCATATTGATTCATTAAATAGGCTTGCAAATCTGATTCTATCAACACTTCATCGGACTTACGCACAAGGGTATTGCCTAATTGGTGGATAAAGCCTTGCTGCTGCAAAAGCTCTACAAAAGTTTGTTCTAATTTTACTTCGGTAAATTTCATAGTTTATAAAATTTATCTTCTGTCCATTTGGTAGGATTGTTAATGATGTAGTCAGAAATTCGTTGGTACGATTGTTCATTGCGGATGATGTGTTCGTGATAATTGCGTTGCCACAATTTTCCGTTAAATGGTATCCAACCCCAATTTTTTACCCCCCGAATATATTCCACCGTAACAATGGATTTAAACGCCCCAACCATATCACCAACGGTTTTGTTTTTTTGCGTAGGGGCAACCCCTTGTGGTTGCCCCTTTTCTGTTTCGCCGTTGGGGGCGACCGTTTCGCCGTTGGGGGCGACCGTTTCGCCGTTGGGGGCGACCGTTTCGCCGTTGGGGGCGACCGTTTCGCCGTTGGGGGGCGACCGTTTCGCCGTTGGGGGCGACCGTTTCGCCGTTGGGGGCGACCGTTTCGCCGTTGGGGGCGACCGTTTCGCCGTTGGGGGACACCGTTTCGCCGTTGGGGGCGGCGACCACGAGGGTCGCCCCTACGATTTCTAATATGGCGTGGAAATGGTTGGGCATCACAATATATTCGTGTAATTGGATATTTGTAAAACGTTCGTGTAATTGGTTCCATTCGTTTTCAACCATCATACCCGCATCATTCAATATCATTTCGCCTTTCACC harbors:
- a CDS encoding transposase — its product is MYEGNRKGCPNGCPNDKNENSMSQYNPNIHHRRSIRLKGYEYSQAGLYFITICCQDRACLFGGVVKGEMILNDAGMMVENEWNQLHERFTNIQLHEYIVMPNHFHAILEIVGATLVVAAPNGETVSPNGETVAPNGETVAPNGETVAPNGETVAPQRRNGRPQRRNGRPQRRNGRPQRRNGRPQRRNRKGATTRGCPYAKKQNRW